The Sulfitobacter indolifex genome contains the following window.
TCCGCGCACCGCTGGCGCTGTCGGTGAACTGCCAACTTGCCCGCCCGTCGCGGCGCTGCTCCAGACGGATCACCGGGCTTTGCGCGGCAATATTGGTGATGCGGATTTCACCACGTAGCAAAGCGCCCGCATCCACACCAATTGCCGCATTGGCCGCCGTCAGCATCGCGCCCTTGTCGGTCCAATCGGCATTGCCGACCTCAAGCCCGCCTGCTGTCACACCAAGTACAGGCCAAAAGGTCACGCCCACATCACCGGTGATCGACACCTCCCGCCCGGTCATCCGGCTGAGTTGGTCACTGGCAATCCGCGCGATCCGTTCGCCAGGCAGCAGGAACAGCGCCCCCAGCATGATCACAACAATCAGCAACAGCGCGCCGATACCGCGTATAATCCATCTCATGGCACTCTCCTCTTGCCCGGCGGCTCTTTCCCCGGTCACCCGCATGCCTTATAGCGCAAGCCATGAGCACAAACCCACCCAATCTGCGCCCTGACCTCGCCCCGCAAGCGAAGATCAGCAACCCCGCCCGTCCTGGCCAGCCGACAATCGGCATGGTCAGCCTTGGCTGCCCCAAGGCGCTGGTGGACTCTGAACGCATTCTCACGCGGCTGCGCGCCGAAGGCTATGGCGTCTCGCCTGACTATGCGGGCGCAGATGCGGTGATCGTGAACACTTGCGGGTTTCTGGACAGCGCCAAGGCGGAAAGCCTCGACGCCATTGGCGAAGCGCTTAAGGAAAATGGCAAGGTCATCGTCACCGGCTGTTTGGGGGCCGAGCCGGATTACATCCGTGAGCATCACCCCAAGATCCTCGCCGTGACTGGCCCGCATCAATACGAGCAGGTGCTCGACGCGGTGCATGGCGCGGTGCCGCCCAGCCCTGACCCGTTTATCGATTTGCTACCCGCGCAACAGGTCTCGCTGACCCCGCGCCACTATAGCTACCTCAAGATTTCCGAGGGCTGTAACCACAAGTGCAAGTTCTGCATCATTCCTGACATGCGCGGCCGCCTGCAATCGCGCCCCGCCCATGCGGTCATGCGCGAGGCCGAACGGCTGGTCGACAATGGCGTTAAGGAACTCTTGGTCATCAGCCAAGATACCTCTGCCTACGGCGTTGACATCAAACACGCCGAAGACCGTGGCCATCGTGCGCATATCACCGATCTGGCGCGTGATCTTGGCTCGCTTGGCGCTTGGGTACGCCTGCACTATGTCTACCCCTACCCCCATGTGCGCAAACTGATCCCGCTCATGGCCGAAGGTCTGGTGCTGCCCTATTTAGACATCCCGTTCCAGCACGCGCACCCGGACGTGCTGAAACGCATGGCCCGCCCTGCGGCGGCGTCAAAAACCCTCGATGAGATTGCCGCATGGCGCGACACCTGCCCCGACATCACCCTGCGTTCGACATTCATCGTCGGCTATCCGGGTGAGACTGAGGCGGAGTTCCAAACCCTGCTCGACTGGCTCGACGAGGCGCAACTCGACCGCGTCGGATGCTTCCAATACGAAAACGTCGAAGGCGCACGCTCAAATGCGCTGCCCGACCATGTGCCCGCAGAGGTCAAACAAGACCGCTGGGATCGCTTCATGGAAAAGGCCCAAGCCATCTCCGAGGCCAAGCTCGCCGCGAAGGTCGGCAAGCGCATCGATGTGATCGTGGACGAAATCGACGAGGATGCCGCCACCTGCCGCACCAAGGCCGACGCGCCCGAGATCGATGGCAACCTGTTCATTGATGAGGATTTCCAGAACCTCAAGGTCGGCGATATCGTCACTGTCGAAGTCGAAGAAGCTGGCGAATACGACCTCTGGGGACGTCAGATCACCTGACGCCCCCTAGGGCTGCCTTAGACGTAAGCGCCCGCCGAATAGGTCAGCTCATAGCTGTGGCTGTAAAGCTCGAACACGATGCCAAAGGGGTCTTCGACATAGACCATGCGGTAGGGCTTTTCGCCGGGGAAATATTCCCGCACCGGCATGCGCTGCTTGCCGCCCGCCGCGACGATGCGTTCCAATAGCCCTTCGACATCCGGGTCTTGGATGGCAAAGTGGAAGGTGCCGTGGCGCTTGTGCTCTAGCTTTTCTTCGGGGGCGTAATTGCCGGGGAACTCGAAGATCTCAATGCCGATGCCATCCGCCGTGGCGAGATGGGCAATGCGCAGTGATCCCCAGCCGGGACCGAAAACATCGGTGCACATGACGCCGATGGCGGTGTCATCCTCCACCGCTTCGGTGGGCTGCATCACGACGTAGAACCCAAGCACTTCGGAATAGAAATCAACGGCGGCGTCGAGGTCTGGCACAGATAGGCCGATGTGGGAAAAGGTACGGGGGGTGGTCATAGTCAATCTCCTGTTTGCGTTGAGGTTGAGATAGACAGGCGCACCCCATGTGTGAAATTATCAAACCTCATGAAAATCATAATGAAACGTTTTCCATGCTGAACGCCACCTGGCTCGAGACCTTCACCACCCTTTGTGAGACCGGCCATTTCACCCGCACAGCGGAGCGGTTGAACATGACCCAGCCCGGCGTGTCACAACATCTGCGCAAGCTTGAGGATCAACTGGGCCAACCGCTGATCGCACGGGAGGGGAAGAGTTTTACCCTGACCCCGGCGGGTGAGGCGCTGTTTGAGACTGGCCTTGCCCGGCGACGCGAAGAACAGCAGTTGCGCGAACGGATCGCCACCGACCTGCCCGACCGGGGCGTGGTGCATATCGCCTGTTCCGGCAGTTTCGCCATGCTTCTGCATCCGCTGCTGCTGGATTGGATGGAGCAAGCGCCGGACCTCACCCTGCATCTCGAAGCCGCCCCCCAAGCCACAATCCGCGCCGGACTGCTTGATGGGCGGTTTGATCTGGGCGTCTTGGCCGATGATCCCGCCCATGCTCGGCTGGAAGCCCAGCATCTGGGCCGCGAAGAACTTTGTCTTATCCTGCCGGTTAATATGTTGGAACCAATAGATAGCTTCGCCGATCTCGAAGTGCGCGGCTTCATCGCGCACCCCGATGGCTTTACCTATGCCGATGATCTGTTGCAGCTTAATTTCCCCGACAGCTATCCGGGGGCGGACCGGATGCGCCTGCGCGGCTATGTGAACCAAATCGGCCAGATCCCGGCAGCGGTCGCGCGGGGTTTGGGCTACACGCTTTTGCCCCGCAGCGGGGTCGAGACTTTTGCGGCGAAAGATCGGCTTCGGCTGGTGCCGCTGCCGAAACGACGCTGGCATGATCTTTGGCTCGCCTCGCGGCGTGGGCGGCCCCTGCCCGCCCGAATGCGCAGGGCGGCAGAACTTATCGCTGAGGCAGCTGCGAGATTGCACTAGGCCGCACAATTCGCCGATATTGTGGAACCAAACCGCCCCGCTACTAGATATACCTACAAGAAAGGGCGCGACGACGGAGAGACTTGAACATGTTCCCTTTCTGTTCTATATGTAGAACGCAGTAGCAGAGGAATGACCACATGTCTTTTCAACCTCAGTTTCCCGGCATTTTCGACCCTGATCAACAGGGCCGCCCGCCGCGCGGCAGCGACAGTGCGCAGCCTAAACAGGCCGACCGCCGCATGCCCGCGACCGAAAAACAAATGCAATACGCGCACTCCCTTGCCAAGCGAACCGGCGATGATCTCCCCGAAGGGATCGAGGCGGATCGAACGGCGGTTTCGGAGTGGATCGACGCCCATAAACCGCAGACGCTGGAGGGGCCGTTTGCCGCCTACCCTTCGGCAAAACAGGTCGCGTTCGCCGAACGCATCGCCCGTCTGAAGCGACGCGATGTGCCAGAGGAGTGTTTTCGCGATAAAACCCTAATGTCGCGTTGGATCGACGGCAATAAACCGCGCTGATCTGGGGGGGGCGGCGCTCTTTACGCGCCGTCACCTCTGGCAGCGGTAGACTTCGCTACTACCTTCATTCCATGAGCTATCCGACCTCCACCGCTGAGACTTTAGCCGACGGCACCGTGCATGTGCTCAGCCTCGGATTCGCTATTCCTGCCAGTATCTTGCTGATGATCCACGCCGCAGGGCAAGAGGGGCAGTTGGCCGCGACAGCGGTCTACGCCGCTTGCATCCTCGCCTCTTTCACTGCCTCCGCTGTCTACCATCTGCTGCCCTTCGACCGCAGCCGCGCTTTTCTGGGCCGCGTCGACCATGCCGCGATCTATTTCAAAATCGCGGGCACCTATACGCCGCTGGTGATGGTGATTGGATCGGGCTTTGCCTATGGCGTCCTCGGCGTGGTCTGGGCCTTGGCGGTGATCGGCGCGGTGGCCAAACTGTGGTTCTGGCGCACCGATGCGCGCGGATCACTGGCGCTCTACCTCGGGATGGGCTGGCTTTCGGTCCTGCTGATCTATCCGATGTGGCACAATCTGCCCGGTGCCGCACTGGCGCTGGTGGCCGTGGGTGGGTTGACCTACTCGGCAGGCACGCTGATCTACGCCCACCCCGGCATGCGCTATCAAAACGCGATCTGGCATGTGTTCGTGCTGATCGCCACGGCCTGTTTCTTTGCCGCCATTGCGCTGAGCCTCTAGGCCGCGAGTTGATCAAGGTAGGCCCGCACGCAGGTCTGGACATGACGAAAGCGGTCGCCGCCAAGATGTTTCCCGCCATACCAGCGCGTCACCACGATCAGATGATCCTCCAGCCCTTCGCGCTCCAGCATCCGAACGATTACCATCCCTGCCCCGGATTCGCCGTCATCCCCTTTAAGCGGGCCTCCGTCCGACAGCAGCACCGCCCAAGTGTTATGCGTGGCCTTGGCGTAG
Protein-coding sequences here:
- the rimO gene encoding 30S ribosomal protein S12 methylthiotransferase RimO; the encoded protein is MSTNPPNLRPDLAPQAKISNPARPGQPTIGMVSLGCPKALVDSERILTRLRAEGYGVSPDYAGADAVIVNTCGFLDSAKAESLDAIGEALKENGKVIVTGCLGAEPDYIREHHPKILAVTGPHQYEQVLDAVHGAVPPSPDPFIDLLPAQQVSLTPRHYSYLKISEGCNHKCKFCIIPDMRGRLQSRPAHAVMREAERLVDNGVKELLVISQDTSAYGVDIKHAEDRGHRAHITDLARDLGSLGAWVRLHYVYPYPHVRKLIPLMAEGLVLPYLDIPFQHAHPDVLKRMARPAAASKTLDEIAAWRDTCPDITLRSTFIVGYPGETEAEFQTLLDWLDEAQLDRVGCFQYENVEGARSNALPDHVPAEVKQDRWDRFMEKAQAISEAKLAAKVGKRIDVIVDEIDEDAATCRTKADAPEIDGNLFIDEDFQNLKVGDIVTVEVEEAGEYDLWGRQIT
- a CDS encoding YigZ family protein, whose product is MLKLGHVLNDRGSKYAVSGCDARDRAEVDAALKDLKRDKSYAKATHNTWAVLLSDGGPLKGDDGESGAGMVIVRMLEREGLEDHLIVVTRWYGGKHLGGDRFRHVQTCVRAYLDQLAA
- a CDS encoding lactoylglutathione lyase family protein — its product is MTTPRTFSHIGLSVPDLDAAVDFYSEVLGFYVVMQPTEAVEDDTAIGVMCTDVFGPGWGSLRIAHLATADGIGIEIFEFPGNYAPEEKLEHKRHGTFHFAIQDPDVEGLLERIVAAGGKQRMPVREYFPGEKPYRMVYVEDPFGIVFELYSHSYELTYSAGAYV
- a CDS encoding LysR family transcriptional regulator, whose protein sequence is MLNATWLETFTTLCETGHFTRTAERLNMTQPGVSQHLRKLEDQLGQPLIAREGKSFTLTPAGEALFETGLARRREEQQLRERIATDLPDRGVVHIACSGSFAMLLHPLLLDWMEQAPDLTLHLEAAPQATIRAGLLDGRFDLGVLADDPAHARLEAQHLGREELCLILPVNMLEPIDSFADLEVRGFIAHPDGFTYADDLLQLNFPDSYPGADRMRLRGYVNQIGQIPAAVARGLGYTLLPRSGVETFAAKDRLRLVPLPKRRWHDLWLASRRGRPLPARMRRAAELIAEAAARLH
- the trhA gene encoding PAQR family membrane homeostasis protein TrhA translates to MSYPTSTAETLADGTVHVLSLGFAIPASILLMIHAAGQEGQLAATAVYAACILASFTASAVYHLLPFDRSRAFLGRVDHAAIYFKIAGTYTPLVMVIGSGFAYGVLGVVWALAVIGAVAKLWFWRTDARGSLALYLGMGWLSVLLIYPMWHNLPGAALALVAVGGLTYSAGTLIYAHPGMRYQNAIWHVFVLIATACFFAAIALSL